In Elusimicrobiales bacterium, the genomic window CAACCGAAATCCAGCTTGACCACAAATTGCCGGAGACAAACAGGTTTGCCGCCCTGTCGCTCTCGCACAGCCCGCCGCGCATGAAGCATTGCGCCAGCGCGCGGCTGACCCTGTCATACTCGCGCCCGTTGTAGAAAATGTATTTCGGATTGCCGGTGGAGCCGCCGCTGGCGAAAAATATCCCGCCGGTGGCCGGGCCGGTGAACATGCCGGAATTTTCGGGCGGGGTGTTGGCCAGAATGTCTTCCTTGAGCAGAAAAGGCAGCTTCCTGAAATCCTCCAGCGACTCTATGCGCCCGCTGCCCGCGAAATGCCGCTTGTAAAACGGACTATTGGCGCGCGCGTATTCCACTATGGCCGATAACTTGTCCAGCGCGGAAGGCAGGCCCTCTATTCCGGCAAAACGCACCAGCTCCCGCATCGGGAAAACGCCGTCATGCGGCGAACCGGCGGGAGCCTCCAGCATGGCGCCGATATCCGTTATCCGCGCCACGCCCAGCGGGACCAGCCGGCGGGCGATGCCGGTTTTTTCAGCCAATGTGCCCGCCACGCCCGCGGTCTGTATAAGCCCGCGCATGGCCGCGGTCTGTTTTTCTATCTCGTCCAGCGAGGAAACGCATTTCACATACAGCGTCCTGTTCTGCGGCGAGACCGAGAATTTCGGCGATTTTTCCGAGATGACGGTCCAGTCCGTCTTCGGGAACGCGCTTTCCACATAGGCGGCGTTCACCGCCATGTCTATTTTAGCGAGTTCGCGCGCTTTGGTGATTTCAACCTGCTCGTCAACGGAGAGTTTGGCGGGGGGCAGCTCGCCCGCAAGTTGCGCGAAGGCGCGCGCCAGCGCGCGGACAAAATCTTTCGCCAGCGGGTCCCGCTCATGCAGCTCCGGCGAGACTATATAGACGCAATGCGGCGAGGCGCAGGCGCTCTGCTCCCAGAGGCTTGCCTGCCGCGCGGCCTGCATGGCCAGCGCGTCCGCGCCGCGCGATTTCATGGCCGAGGGCATTATCACCGCGAAGCTAGTCTTGGGCCCGAAGCCTATCACATGTGCGGACGCCGGCGCGGCCTTGCGCCAGCCGCGCACCGCCTCCCCGCCGCCCCAGACTACTATCGCGTCCGCATGGCGGGCTATGGCTTCTTCAACATCGGCGGAGCCGCCGGGCCAGTTCAGCACGGCGATTGAGGAGGATAAAACGCCTGTCTTATCGCAGGTTTTCAGCGCCTGCGCGAAATGCACGGCGGATTCAACGCCCCCGCTTGCCGTTTTGACTATGTTGACGTTGCGCGTCAGCATTCCCATCACAAGCGAATCCAGTATTCCCAGAAACACGTTTCCCGCCCCGATATGCAGCGCCACGCCGCGCGGCGCCGCGGTTACAAGCCCGTCATAGCCCGCGCGGGAGATGCAGGCGTCCAGGGCATTGGGAAGGAACAGCTCCAGCCGCAGCCGCCTGGACATTTCCGATTTGTCCAGCAGTTTAGGCAGCAGCGAAAGCGAGATTTCCACGGTTTCCCTTGAAAAACCGGAGGCCGCCGCCACCTGCCGGAATGCCCGTTTATACCAGAGGCTGTTTTTGTCGGCATAAAGCCTGCCGGTCGCGTGCAGCGTGTCCAGAATGTATTCAACAGGGACCTGCCGCATGGCGGGCAGCCGTTTCCCGGCCGCCAGGCCGAGTTTGTCGATATCGCCGGCGTTCCATTGATTTTTGCGGACGGTTTTGCCGAATATATAGGCGCTCATAGCAGCGTGGCCGCGGAAATGGCGCAGCCTTTAAGTTTTTTCACCCCCACCCGGCCCGCTATGCGCAGCACCGGCCCGCCGAGGCCGCAGGCGCAGCCTTTTTCAAGGCTTCCCAGGTCGGACGATAAAATGGATATGGACGGATAGCTGGACAAGTACGGCGTCATGAACTGCAAAAGCCCCGTCCTGCCGTATCCCATGTTTTCCAGCGAGGCGGGATGGCGGACTATGATTTTGCCGTATACCGGCACATGGAAATTGCCCAGCGGGCAGTCCACATAAGGCACGCCGTGCTCCACCATGCCGAACAGGTCGCGCACTTTGGCGGTTTTAAGCCCCAGCGCGGCGGCCAGCCGGCGGCGCATTTCTGTTTTATCCAGGGCGCGGTCCTGGTTGTCTTTCCACCCGCCGCCGGTGATGACCCAGCCGGAAGGGTTCAGCCGCGCGTTCCTGCCGTGCTTTTTCCTGAAGGCGGCGCACAGCGCCAGCGCATGGGCTGGGAATCCGACTATCCGTGTCTGCCTTCCCCGTTTTTCAAAACGCTCCAGCGCGGCCAGCGCGCCTTCTTGGTCAAAAAAGAACCCGCCGCCCGACGGCCTGATGGCGTAGAAAACCTCTCCGGTTCCGGTAAGCCCGGTCAGCAGTTCGTCGGTGAAGGCGGTGCCCAGGTTTTTTGCGGCGCGCGGGTCATAGGTAAAGCACAGGTAATCCGCGCGGGATTTGGCATCCGCCATGCCCAGCCCGTTAAACACCTGCCAGGCCATTCTCCGCACCCGCAGCAGCGAGGCCTTGTCCAGCGCCATTCTGCTTTTCTGGCCCGATGTGCCGCTGGAGGTCAGCTCCAGCGCGATTTCGCTGCGTGGAATGCCGCACAAATCGCGCTCCTTGAACGCGGAAACGCCGATAAACGGGATTTTCACGATGTCGGCGGAGGTCTTTATATCCTCCGGCGAAAACCCGGCCTGCCGCCACAATCCCGCGAAATGCCGCTCCCGCCTGAAATGTATGGCCGCGCTTTCGCGCATGGCTTCCAGAAACAGCCGCTCCGCCTGCGGCGAATAGTCAAAAGGCGGGCATTCCAGCAGCCCTGCCATGCGGCTTTTGTCGGACAGCGGGCGGGCTATGGGCGATGACAAAGTCATTTTTTACCCGTAAGCGCGGTTTCTATGTAGAGCTTGTCCCAGATTTGCAGGTATTGCTTCAGATACTGCCGGTATGCCGGCATGAGGCTTACGTTGCGGAAATCCAGCATGTCAAAGGAATGCGAGAATATGATGTAATCCCACCGCTTGCCGCCGTGCAGCCGCATGGCGGGAAAATACGCGCTGGGCAGAAAACGCGCGTGCAGCGCCTGCTGCTGCAATTGCGGCGAATAGGCGTCCACCAGATGCTCCACATAGCTCACTTTCAGCTCGCGCAGCGCGTTTGCCGCGCTGCGCAGTATGACGGAGAGGTCCTTTTCCTCGCTCCTGCCACCCAGAATCGCGCTGTAGCCGTCCTTTTCGCTGTAGTGGATATATATCTCGGTTTTCTGGTCATGCGACAGCAGAATCAGGTTCGGCTCGTGAAACGGGACGTAGGCGTTTTCAAAAACGCCGGAGTTGCCGTGCGCGCGCCAGCGGTGCGCGGCGAAGTGCGGGGCGTCTATAATCTCAAAGGGAATCTGGGGAGCGTTTTTTACGGGCGGCTCGCGCCCGGAATCCTCCGCGCGGACTAGTTCGGGTTTTTCAAGCTCCACCCCGAATTTCGCCAGCGACTGGCCGGCCAGCCGGTGCAGCGGCTCCAGTTCCTCCAGCAGTACGGCGGGGGCGCGCCTGTGCTGCCAGGACTGCGGAATGAAATGCCCCGCCAGGCAGTGTGTTTCGTTCTCAAAAACCTTGTGCGCGTTCGGGAATATCCCCAGCGGCGCAAACCCCAGCCCC contains:
- a CDS encoding acyl-CoA reductase translates to MSAYIFGKTVRKNQWNAGDIDKLGLAAGKRLPAMRQVPVEYILDTLHATGRLYADKNSLWYKRAFRQVAAASGFSRETVEISLSLLPKLLDKSEMSRRLRLELFLPNALDACISRAGYDGLVTAAPRGVALHIGAGNVFLGILDSLVMGMLTRNVNIVKTASGGVESAVHFAQALKTCDKTGVLSSSIAVLNWPGGSADVEEAIARHADAIVVWGGGEAVRGWRKAAPASAHVIGFGPKTSFAVIMPSAMKSRGADALAMQAARQASLWEQSACASPHCVYIVSPELHERDPLAKDFVRALARAFAQLAGELPPAKLSVDEQVEITKARELAKIDMAVNAAYVESAFPKTDWTVISEKSPKFSVSPQNRTLYVKCVSSLDEIEKQTAAMRGLIQTAGVAGTLAEKTGIARRLVPLGVARITDIGAMLEAPAGSPHDGVFPMRELVRFAGIEGLPSALDKLSAIVEYARANSPFYKRHFAGSGRIESLEDFRKLPFLLKEDILANTPPENSGMFTGPATGGIFFASGGSTGNPKYIFYNGREYDRVSRALAQCFMRGGLCESDRAANLFVSGNLWSSWISVEKALAKTPAVSVPIGSALPVEEIARYLHEFQVTAVLGLPSFLLKLAQYCATLPKARRFPLRLVFYGGEYAGKEAAQYFNSVFPGAIMRSAGYATVDTGVVGWQCPHCAGSIHHLCEDEQFMEIIDPQTAIPLPQPRPCETADEAAIGEIVLTVLNKKHMPVIRFRAGDLARWTGGTCACGSAARRFELLGRCDDRIHAGGAHIFVNDLSTAVSALPELSLNFQLEISKRGPQDRLKLRAELKEGQPPPPDAEKKLLQSIHRNCKDLAYSLEQGWMEPPEIEILPAGKIPRIERTGKIRKVIDQR
- a CDS encoding GNAT family N-acetyltransferase; this translates as MALKHVEMLIDSGTEGREIRVRNARSEDARRIQALYSEVYGSSYSVSVVTDREKMKKAIASDDYFWLVGEHEGRIIASLFYTLDRTQRISKALGAVVSNEYRKLNLANTLMRFILDAIISAGWADVVYATTRTANTAPQQLTEGLGFAPLGIFPNAHKVFENETHCLAGHFIPQSWQHRRAPAVLLEELEPLHRLAGQSLAKFGVELEKPELVRAEDSGREPPVKNAPQIPFEIIDAPHFAAHRWRAHGNSGVFENAYVPFHEPNLILLSHDQKTEIYIHYSEKDGYSAILGGRSEEKDLSVILRSAANALRELKVSYVEHLVDAYSPQLQQQALHARFLPSAYFPAMRLHGGKRWDYIIFSHSFDMLDFRNVSLMPAYRQYLKQYLQIWDKLYIETALTGKK